One Deltaproteobacteria bacterium genomic region harbors:
- a CDS encoding glycosyl transferase: protein MNNIYLPFVAFAICLVATPVVRNIAIKKGWVANPTEDRWHSKSTALMGGVAIYIGLAVPLFFVADFASIGAYFFNGATHAARPSIAAVVWLCATFLFAVGLTDDFVEIKPQTKLVAQIMVAAFVAFLDFRLHWFTSLTLDTMVTIFWVVGICNALNLIDNMDGLCAGVALIALLSLSVLFGAPLSEGTWTALTLAGALGAFLVYNFKPASIFMGDSGSLLIGVSLAILTLNYSEYSGSNTLSRMAVPILILMVPIFDTTLVTLIRTLSGRKASIGGRDHSSHRLIMMGFKERGAMLVLCGIGAVSGVSAVFVSRTDTLTSPTVIIPAAISVLLMGIYMAQLRVYPDREFSVLRGHDYSPVLYDITYKKQILLIILDLGMVAFTYYLSYRLRFGSREFNLFFQIFLKSLPAVIACKLAAFFIMGIYRAMWGYMSTSDVFTYLKASTVATMLSVVAVTFVYRFENFSKGIFIVDWLLTTGYLLGSRGSFRLFLDSIKRKSLAGGDRVMIYGAGRGGELLLREILNNRTLNFDPVGFIDDDDNKKGRKLQGYPIFGGFNKAAGLCRKHDVEGLLLACSNGGNPEFINNIRKFCKEKNLFLKCFSVDIVDMD from the coding sequence CCACCGAGGACCGGTGGCACAGCAAATCGACGGCCCTGATGGGAGGTGTGGCCATCTACATCGGTTTGGCTGTTCCCTTGTTTTTTGTCGCGGATTTTGCATCCATCGGCGCTTACTTTTTCAATGGTGCAACCCATGCGGCTCGCCCGTCCATTGCCGCGGTCGTCTGGCTGTGCGCCACCTTCCTGTTTGCCGTCGGCCTGACCGACGATTTCGTTGAAATCAAACCCCAGACCAAGCTGGTGGCCCAGATCATGGTGGCGGCTTTTGTCGCCTTTCTGGATTTTCGGTTGCACTGGTTTACATCCTTGACGCTGGACACCATGGTCACCATTTTCTGGGTTGTGGGAATCTGCAATGCCCTCAACCTGATCGACAACATGGACGGGTTGTGCGCGGGGGTGGCCCTGATCGCCCTCTTGTCGCTTTCCGTTCTGTTCGGTGCGCCGCTGTCGGAAGGAACCTGGACGGCTTTGACTCTGGCGGGGGCCCTGGGCGCATTTCTGGTCTACAATTTCAAACCCGCCTCGATTTTTATGGGCGACAGCGGCAGCCTCCTGATAGGGGTGTCGCTGGCGATCCTGACCCTGAATTATTCGGAGTATTCCGGCAGCAACACCCTGTCCAGAATGGCCGTTCCCATCCTCATCCTCATGGTTCCCATATTCGACACGACCCTGGTGACGCTCATACGCACCTTAAGCGGGCGCAAGGCGTCCATCGGCGGGAGAGACCACAGCTCCCACCGCCTGATCATGATGGGTTTCAAGGAACGCGGCGCCATGCTGGTATTGTGCGGCATCGGTGCCGTCTCAGGGGTGTCCGCGGTATTTGTAAGCCGCACGGACACGCTTACCTCGCCGACGGTGATCATTCCGGCAGCCATCTCCGTCCTGCTCATGGGCATCTACATGGCCCAGTTGCGGGTGTACCCGGATAGGGAGTTTTCCGTACTGCGGGGGCATGACTACTCACCCGTGCTTTACGACATCACCTATAAAAAACAGATCCTGCTGATCATCCTCGATCTCGGCATGGTGGCGTTCACCTATTACCTTTCCTATCGACTGCGGTTCGGCTCCCGTGAATTCAACCTCTTTTTCCAAATTTTTCTCAAATCTCTGCCGGCCGTCATCGCCTGCAAGCTTGCCGCCTTTTTCATCATGGGCATCTACCGGGCCATGTGGGGCTACATGAGCACCAGCGACGTATTTACGTACCTGAAAGCCTCCACCGTCGCCACCATGCTCAGCGTTGTGGCCGTCACCTTCGTGTACCGGTTTGAGAACTTTTCCAAAGGCATCTTTATCGTCGACTGGCTCCTGACCACGGGCTACCTCCTGGGCAGCCGGGGCTCCTTCAGGCTGTTCCTCGACAGCATAAAAAGAAAGTCGCTGGCCGGAGGGGACCGGGTGATGATTTACGGTGCCGGCAGGGGAGGGGAGCTGCTGTTGCGCGAGATATTGAACAACCGGACGCTGAATTTCGACCCGGTCGGCTTCATCGACGACGACGACAATAAAAAGGGAAGGAAACTGCAGGGCTATCCCATTTTCGGTGGCTTCAACAAAGCGGCAGGACTCTGCCGGAAACATGACGTGGAAGGCCTTCTGCTGGCCTGCAGTAATGGCGGTAATCCGGAATTCATTAACAATATCAGAAAGTTTTGTAAAGAGAAGAACTTGTTCCTGAAATGTTTCTCCGTGGACATTGTGGACATGGACTAA
- a CDS encoding UDP-N-acetylglucosamine pyrophosphorylase has product MPLIGSKIETLLNKGVTIHKPESVHIDEDVDPERISGDGVVIYPGCGLYGKSTLIMAGTRLGEEAPVAVENCQLGPGVELKGGYFKRAVFLEKANAGSGAHVREGTILEEQAGIAHTVGLKQTILFPFVTLGSLINFCDCLMAGGTSRRNHSEVGSSYIHFNFTPNQDKATASLIGDVPGGVMLDQPPVFLGGQGGLVGPCRLAFGTTIAAGSIYRKDELRPDRLLVAKQARGGSMPFVTGVYRVVKRIFVNNINYIGNLFALLQWYRNVRALFISKEFAQPLLDGLIFNAEAAILERIERLEAFCGKLPASADMYRKTIDDDPTSRLLAQKKELDERWPDVKLVLKEAVNHEGDPSIRDRFLETLLVAMKNEGKDYLRVITALEQQQRREGTKWLQGIVDRTTEGVLALLPSLG; this is encoded by the coding sequence ATGCCCCTTATTGGATCCAAGATAGAGACCCTGCTAAACAAAGGCGTGACCATTCACAAACCCGAAAGCGTCCACATCGATGAAGATGTCGACCCGGAGCGGATTTCAGGTGACGGAGTGGTCATTTATCCGGGATGCGGGCTTTACGGCAAATCCACCCTCATCATGGCCGGAACCCGATTGGGCGAAGAAGCGCCTGTCGCCGTGGAGAATTGTCAACTGGGTCCGGGCGTTGAACTGAAGGGCGGGTATTTCAAGAGAGCCGTTTTTCTGGAAAAGGCAAATGCCGGTTCGGGCGCCCATGTCCGCGAAGGGACCATCCTGGAAGAACAGGCCGGCATCGCCCACACGGTGGGGTTGAAACAGACCATTCTGTTTCCCTTTGTCACCTTGGGCAGCCTGATAAATTTCTGCGACTGCCTGATGGCCGGCGGCACCAGCCGCCGCAACCACAGCGAAGTGGGCAGTTCCTACATCCATTTCAACTTCACCCCCAACCAGGACAAGGCCACCGCGTCGCTCATCGGAGACGTCCCGGGCGGCGTCATGCTGGATCAACCGCCTGTTTTTCTGGGCGGCCAAGGCGGACTGGTGGGCCCCTGCCGCCTTGCCTTCGGAACCACCATTGCCGCCGGCTCCATCTACCGCAAGGATGAACTGCGCCCCGACAGGCTGTTGGTGGCGAAACAGGCAAGGGGAGGGAGCATGCCCTTTGTCACCGGCGTCTACCGGGTGGTAAAACGCATATTTGTTAATAATATAAACTATATCGGTAACCTGTTCGCCCTGTTGCAGTGGTACCGCAACGTGCGCGCCCTTTTTATTTCGAAGGAATTCGCCCAGCCCCTGCTTGACGGCCTCATTTTCAATGCAGAGGCGGCTATCCTGGAACGCATCGAACGCCTGGAGGCTTTCTGCGGCAAACTGCCGGCGTCGGCCGACATGTATCGAAAAACCATCGATGACGATCCGACATCGCGGCTTCTGGCTCAAAAAAAAGAGCTTGACGAGCGCTGGCCGGATGTCAAGCTGGTGCTAAAGGAGGCTGTGAACCATGAGGGCGACCCGAGCATCCGGGACCGCTTCCTGGAAACCCTGCTCGTGGCTATGAAAAACGAAGGGAAGGACTACCTCCGGGTGATCACGGCGCTTGAACAGCAGCAAAGGCGAGAGGGCACAAAATGGCTTCAAGGGATCGTCGACCGGACCACGGAGGGGGTGTTGGCACTGCTGCCGTCTCTCGGCTAG
- the glmM gene encoding phosphoglucosamine mutase, with translation MREDNIRLFGTDGIRGKANAYPMTPETAVRAGRAAVHFFRRHGRTDRPKIVVGRDTRISGPMLAAAVMAGICSMGGEAVDAGIIPTPGVAYLAARLDTAAGIVISASHNPYQDNGIKLFRGDGYKLSDEEEAALEALILDDDFQRTADAVLNTGHIQPMSDAARQYRHFLQQTFSLPSDCKMVKLVVDCSHGAASAIAPALFESLGFAVTALFNHPDGTNINAGCGSQHPEKMAEVVSKEEADLGLAFDGDGDRLIAVDERGRILSGDQLLAIFAIHLSENNRLKNETLVSTVMSNIGLGIALKKGGIKHIICDVGDRYVVNAMLANSAVLGGENSGHIIFHDCHTTGDGMLAALRLLEVILSTGKSLSELAGVMTVFPQVLLNVPVQSKPDLYNIPKIKEIIDNIEKELNSRGRVLVRYSGTQSLCRVMVEASTDEGADRYAQRIACVVREELG, from the coding sequence ATGAGAGAAGATAACATTCGTTTATTTGGTACCGACGGCATCAGAGGCAAAGCCAATGCCTATCCCATGACTCCGGAAACAGCGGTTCGGGCGGGAAGAGCGGCCGTTCATTTTTTCAGGCGCCACGGGCGCACGGATCGTCCTAAAATCGTTGTCGGCAGGGATACGCGCATTTCCGGCCCCATGCTCGCCGCGGCGGTCATGGCCGGTATCTGTTCCATGGGCGGAGAGGCAGTGGATGCAGGGATCATTCCCACCCCCGGTGTCGCCTACCTCGCCGCCAGACTGGATACCGCCGCCGGCATCGTCATATCGGCTTCCCACAACCCCTATCAGGACAACGGCATCAAGCTGTTCAGGGGGGACGGCTACAAGCTGTCGGACGAAGAAGAAGCGGCCTTGGAAGCGCTCATCCTGGACGACGATTTCCAGCGGACAGCCGATGCCGTGTTGAATACCGGGCACATTCAGCCGATGAGCGATGCCGCACGGCAATACAGGCACTTTTTGCAGCAAACCTTTTCGTTGCCGTCCGACTGCAAAATGGTGAAGCTGGTCGTGGATTGTTCCCACGGGGCGGCGTCCGCCATCGCCCCCGCGCTTTTCGAATCCCTCGGGTTTGCCGTCACGGCCCTTTTCAATCACCCTGACGGGACGAACATCAATGCCGGTTGCGGATCTCAGCATCCCGAAAAGATGGCCGAGGTCGTATCAAAGGAAGAAGCCGATCTCGGGTTGGCCTTTGACGGTGACGGCGACCGTCTCATCGCGGTGGACGAAAGGGGGCGCATCCTTTCCGGTGATCAGTTGCTCGCCATATTCGCTATACACCTCAGTGAAAACAACCGCCTCAAAAATGAAACCCTCGTGAGCACGGTCATGAGCAATATCGGATTGGGTATCGCGTTGAAGAAGGGGGGCATCAAACACATCATCTGCGATGTGGGCGACCGCTACGTCGTGAATGCAATGCTGGCAAACAGCGCGGTGCTGGGCGGTGAGAATTCCGGGCACATTATTTTTCACGACTGCCACACAACCGGTGACGGCATGCTGGCGGCCCTGCGTCTGCTGGAGGTAATTCTTTCCACCGGAAAATCTCTGTCAGAACTCGCCGGTGTCATGACGGTGTTTCCGCAGGTGCTTCTGAACGTGCCGGTACAGTCAAAACCAGATCTATATAACATTCCTAAAATAAAAGAAATAATTGATAATATCGAGAAAGAACTGAATAGCAGGGGAAGGGTGCTTGTGCGTTATTCCGGGACCCAGTCACTGTGTCGGGTCATGGTCGAGGCATCGACGGACGAAGGGGCCGACAGGTATGCGCAGCGCATCGCATGCGTCGTACGCGAGGAGCTCGGCTGA